One Limisphaerales bacterium DNA window includes the following coding sequences:
- a CDS encoding GNAT family N-acetyltransferase yields MPDANLLIRPATAADVPLLLEFIRAIAEYEKLLDEVVATESSVHESLFGEDRRAAVEALIAEWGGEPAAFAVYFHNFSTFTGRAGLYLEDLFVKPEFRRHGIGQQLMVHLANIAVERNCPRFEWVALDWNQSASNFYETLGATPISEWRCFRINGEPLKKLAETVE; encoded by the coding sequence ATGCCTGATGCCAACCTATTAATCCGCCCCGCCACGGCGGCGGATGTGCCGTTGCTGCTTGAGTTTATCCGCGCCATTGCCGAGTACGAAAAACTGCTCGATGAAGTGGTGGCCACCGAATCGAGTGTGCACGAGTCGCTTTTTGGTGAAGACCGCCGCGCCGCCGTGGAAGCGCTCATTGCCGAATGGGGCGGCGAGCCGGCGGCCTTCGCGGTGTATTTTCATAACTTTTCAACCTTTACCGGTCGGGCCGGTTTGTATCTGGAGGATCTGTTTGTAAAACCGGAATTTCGCCGCCACGGCATCGGTCAACAACTGATGGTGCATTTGGCTAACATTGCCGTGGAACGCAACTGCCCGCGTTTCGAATGGGTGGCGTTGGATTGGAATCAATCCGCCTCGAACTTTTACGAAACCCTCGGCGCAACGCCTATCAGCGAATGGCGCTGTTTCCGAATAAACGGAGAACCGCTTAAAAAACTGGCTGAAACAGTTGAATAA